In Lolium rigidum isolate FL_2022 chromosome 7, APGP_CSIRO_Lrig_0.1, whole genome shotgun sequence, the DNA window ttctcttttttggttgtgtgcatcctttatgccattagggtatgatgttgttacagaggttgggtgtaattggtatctccgcgatattaatatatgctctttatcggaaaaaaaagtTAGGTCTATGAACTATATACATGAAATTTTGCGAACCTTAATGGTATGACAAGAAATTACGGGCATAGTTGAGTCAAAATTACTACAATCTCCATCAAACAGCAAGGCATATAAATTTATTTAAAAGTCAAATCTTACTAAGTTTGACCAAACATATACAAGAAAATATCAACATTTACATATTGAATAATTACATTATGAGAATATATTTTGCTAATTTATAATGTACATGTCATATGTTTTGTCCATCAATTTCGTAGTATTTATATGccttgttttttttaaaaaaaatgtgctAGCTCAAGTGATACAAAAAAAACATGTCCAGTGGAACGAACATCAAATATGTGCACGTGTGGAAAGCGCAACAAGTAATAAATATGTAGTTAGGCACGTGCAAGCATAATCATCAATATAAACAGCCACAGCATGACAGAGATACTCCCGACAGCTCGTCTCGTAAACATCGATAAAAAAGATGGTATCGACATGAAAATGTTCCTAGCGGCCTGTAAAAACATGAGCACGAGAAATGCACGCTCTAGTTTGCTTGTGGGCTACAATTAGAGGAGAAAACTTGAATATTCTATTAGGGCGTACAGCACATGCATGTATGAAACAAGGCTAGCTATTGCCAAaagttaaataaaaataataggCTAGCTAAACACGTATTAAGTACTACGAGATAACGACTTCCTTATATAAATTGTGGTGCAATGTACATGTTCGTCCATTTCATTGTCTCGTAGAATCGGTCGAGTAGTTGGACTTAAGCATTTAAAATGTCCATACATGGACGCGGTTGCTATATGGTTTGCATGCCCAAGTGCACCTAGAATATTTCAAATCGTGGAGCCCGCTCAAAGCTTCAAATTTGTAGTTTAGAGATTGAAATCAGATTCAAAATAGCCTTGATATATTgttaaaaattaaaatatgatgTGGCAGTGCGGTCCTAATTTGAGTTTCAAAGTTTGGAACGGGAGTTGAAGTGTTAAATGTCTGTTTCTTAGCAGTGTGTGTAAATCAGTGGGGAAATAGGGACATCTTAGCTAGTACaaaagcatgtctaacaggccccctaCTTTTATGCCCTGTAAAACGTGAGTATTTCGCCCTGTAAAACGTGAGTATTTCGCCCTGTATCAAAAAATTGCTTACGGAAGacccattccgtctagcagaccccgtttcGTCCCGTATATTTGAAAATTGCAAACCCCGGAAAATTTGTTCGATAGTTCATCATCAGTTCATAGCtagatcatacatacggatcataCAGAATTGCGCGATCCTAATGGATCGCGGCTTCTACTAACCTATCTACTCATCGAGGATGACGAATGGCGCCCTGGCGGCGGCAACCCGCGCCTCCatctccttcacggcggcgatggccgccgccgcctcctcttcctccgcccgaGCAGCTTCGGCGGCATCCTTCTTGGATGCGGCCACCGCCTGCAGGAAGAGGGGGTCatcccctcctccgcctcctcttcctcctcgctggCTCGCGGAGCTCCTCCGTCGCTGGTGCTCCCGATCTGCGCGTCCCATGCCGCCTTCGCCCGGCGGTTCATCTCCCACTCGGCACGCCATTTCTCGAACTCGGGGCCGCTCATtggcttgagcggcggatctgCCTTGTACCAGCGCCCGCCCGCGGAGAACTCGCGGAGCTTCGGCGGCACGTACAGGGCGCCGACGTACCTGCACGCCGCACGCTGACTCCCGGCGGCGGACAGcttgcattggcgccgccacgcctcctcgagcgtgtccggcgagcgggatcgcttcgatccgctcgcgggCGACGCGGAACTGCTGCGGCGTGCGGACATGGCGACCGGCGGTTGTAATGCGGAGGCGAGCGTTGCaggatttctcgccggagcttagcggggaggcggcggagcacggcggagctagggttgctagTGAGGAGTTCGACCCCCACTCGCACCTTcgccctgtatttgtagggggcgGCGGTGTGGTTTTCCTGagtccgaatacggggcctgctagacggcccaaactgcGCTCACCCCCTATCTCGCTGGAATTATATGGGATGAACGCAGTTTGAgggacctgttagacatgctctaacaacaTTATTCCCAGTTCAACCACAAAATGATCAATATGGACCGTTGTCTCAACAAGAGCCAATGGCCACAGCGCCACAGTTCTCGGTTTCACACACAGCTGCTCCCATCTATTTGGACGCGTAATTTAACGATGACAGGGATCGATCAGACCACACAGCGATAACTAATACTGTAGCAGAGAAACACATCTGCTCCCATCGATCAAGACGCGTAGTTTAACTATGACAGAGATTGATGCCGTATGGTCCTCCTCTGTTTTATGATAACTACTTCCATCTATGAGAAACACATATGCTCCCATCTATCGGGAGTATTGACGTAGTTATCATTGATTTAATATAATGACGGAGTACTAAATTAGTGATAACTAATATACATGGTAATGAACCTTAATTAAGACGCACGCGTGTCCGATGATTCCAGGTTCCAGCCACTCCGGCTGGCGGCCGCCCGAGCAGTGAAGAACATACGGGACCTCCAACCAAGAAACAACTCTtgttcaaaacaaaaaacaaaaaaacttaatttcagcGTGTGTTTCCCAGCCACCTGTGCAGGCGGTGAAGTGTCAACGTTGTGCCGTCACAAACTGGCGCGTACACGTAAGCGATCGATTTTCCATATGCTAGCTGCTCGTGCAACGCATTCCCCGCGGCCCGCGCACGCGCCTCTGGCCGGTATATATGGAGCGTCCAGTGTGTGTGCTCATTGCTCAACTCCCCATCTGCATCAAGCCACACTGATCAGTCTGATCGAACAAACAAAGCTCCTCTGCTCCAAAGATTCGAGCTCCAGATCAATCACATGGCTTTAGATTGCAGGACcttgccgccgccggcgaccggCTACGTTCCAGCCGGCGAGGCAGCGCGGCCGTGGTCGGCGGACAGCGGTGCTAATTCATCCAAGGAGGGAGGAGACATGCTGCACGAGGGAGCCATGGCGATGGACGTGCCACTGCTGTGGAACGATGAGGGGAGGATGAAGCGGGAGCTTGTCGCATGGGCAAAGGCCGTGGCGTCCATGGCCATCAGGGAATCCATGCGCTGAGAAGCCAGCGGGGCCATGGATGCTTTTCTTGTTCCGCTTCGTGCGCGCGCCAGTGGCATCGTGCAGTGGTGGATGCAGTCTTTCCTTCACGGAGCGATCCCCGTGAATTTTTGTATAGTAGTATCTCTCCGTCTCACCCAAAATATCTCAATTTTGTTAAATTTTAGATGTATTTACCTattaaatagtgtctagatacattcaaattttgataaagttgacACTTTTCTGAGGAGTGTGAACACAAATGTTCTCACTAATGTAAGACCTTTTAGCTTTTTCGTAAATGTATGTGTTTAGATacattttagtgtgtagattcactcattTTGATATATATATTATCTATGttaaaatatttcaaaatgtctTACATTAGTGAGTAGTATATTGTTTCTTATAATTTTGGGACCCGAAAAGGAAAGTTTTGGAAGGTTTCATTGGTGTTGAGCAAGTATTGATATCACATCGGCATTTTTGAAAAGATCCTTGGATGCAATGTTTATTAAATAAATAGTACTTTCTCCATCTAAAAACAGGTGTCTTAATTTTATCTAAATATAGATATATCTCttaactaaaatgcatctagatacatccagttCAGCGTAACATTTTTAGACGGAGGAAGTACGATTTTCTGTAAAGGGAATTGTATGGTTTTATGTAACAACGATGTCCGGAGATAATCGAGGCACGAAAGATAACACGGCAAAATAAAATACTTAAGAAAATCATAACTCCTCTAAAGCGATCAATAACTTGTAGACTCTAGGGCCCCAACAAGAGCAGAAGACAACCATCACCATTACTGGGACCGTGAAAGGTTCTCCAATTGTGATGTCACCGAAAAGTGAGCAGTGCACAAGCACCATCGTAGCTGGTTTGGCTGGCAAAGTCAGATCGTAAGTTTTGATCACCCTCAAGAAAGTCTAAAAAATCTCCAAAGTCAGATCCTCAGTTTTGATCACCTTCGAGACAGTCTGAGGAATCTCCAGGTAATGCTTTCAACAAAGAGAAGGCTAGAAGTTCGTCATTGGCACAAGTACAACCTAGGATTTTTGCCCTGGAGATCATGCCTTGGTACTTGAAGAGCACCAGCAAAGATGAAGTCAACCTGTCATCCCACCTCACTTGTCGAGAATAGCTGCTGCAATGCACAAATTGCTAGCAgtaatgctacacttacgggcACAGGCTACAGAATTTGGTTACGGGATGACGTGTTGGAGAATCAGAGGAGGTTGGGGCCTGAAATCACGGGATGCTGAAACCAGATAACCAACCAACAACATACACGTAATCCCGTAAGATAATTGCTAGGGTCACAGTCGTCATAGGCACGGTTATCGTGGACATTGCCACGCAAACGGAACCATGAATGGAACCACTCCCTGTGATGCGGATGACATACATTTCCATATCACCATACGTATTTACATGTGACAAGCTTAACCGAGCACGCTTTTGGATGTAGGCAAACTTACCTGAGATCACAGTCGCCTTGGTCCTACCCTTGTTTTTACCAAGAACGGGAATCACTATCCTTGATGTCGTGTGCACCATGTACCAAAAATTAGAATCAAATATTCCCATTTGGGTAAACTCCTGGTTGGAAGACGAAGATAGGCAAACGACCCTCACAATGGAGCAAGGTGAACTTCCAATATGTGCAAACCATTATTTACAAAAGAAAGCTATTTCGACAGCTTTGGACACTCACATGTACCTCTGAATCGCCAAACAAAGAATTCTACTAGCATATTTTATATGAACTTACAATCGAGCTAACGCATCATTTACAGCCAACATCCCAGGGAATTATTCTTTTTGGATTACCGCTATCCTTGTCAGGCAGGCTATGTCGTATAACTCTTTTTGCTCTCAGTGGCCTTCACGAGTCGCCTGCAGTCAATTTACATCTTGAACCGAACAACCACGCATGATATATCATCTTTGCTCTCTCTTTTCACTGCTTCGGCAATTAATTGTTTGGCAGCTGTTTGTGGGTCCTTGAACCTTTTCACCAAATCAACAGCTTCCCGATTGTTCATGACCTGATTGACACATAAAAGTAATAAGCGCACATCCACCAATATACCAATGGGTTTTATCCCAGCCATTTGGACAAATCACATACATAAATAACAAACCACACCTTCCAAACTCCATCGCTTGCAAGGACAACTAGCTCAGCAGTGTGATCGATatcttcaactgttacatcaggcTCTGATTTCAAAAGTGATTTTAGATTTCTGTCTCCGAAAGCTCTCGACACCGCCAACTGCCCACATACTCTGGGAACATCCCCTGGAAATTACAGCATTGCATTTCAGGCACAAACACAATGCAAGTCTAGGAAGCTACACAAAACACACTAATGCATAGAGTAAACAGGCTATTATATAAAACTAATAGAGTTAATAGGCTTGAAAATTAAGTGATCTATTAAGTGTCACTGTTCTGCTTATGTAGGTCAGTGCGTGTCCATACCAGGGAGAAATGCATAAAGAATTTCCAATTGAAaattcattattattctcatcaagctgAAAATATAGTTAGTGGAAAGCTATATCGAATACTACCTTCCATTTGTTTTACATGAAAGATAAAAGAACTACAGAGTAGAAAGTAGAAACAAGCAACATAACGAGTTCCTCCAAAAGAAGGCTTGCTTTTCTAGTTAACAGCTACTCCCTCCAATCCCTTTTAATTGACTCTGATTAAGTACAACTTTATATGCAATCAgagtcaattaaaagggatcAGAGAGAGTACATCTTATCAATGGGAAACAAGAAGAGTGGACACTACTGAAAAGAGCCATAACTGAGTGGCAAGAAAGCAAAAGTTGAAGGAGTGAAAATTTGACAATGTGAAATAAATACAAAGTTTCTTGCTGAAAGGTTGCAGATGAGATCATGTGAAAGGTAGCCACGGAAATGTAGAGCATAAACATGTGAAAGAGCCCTGTTAATCAGTGGCGGGGCTACAACGAAAAAGTTGGGAGGGCAAGACTAAAATAGAGCAAAAAAAATTAATTGACTAACGAAGAATTTGGGGGTTTTTTTGGTCAAAAATAACAATTTGAGGAAATTTGAGTGAAAAAATCATGCTATTAAACCGCTAAGTAAGAATTTGAAGAAAGAGAGAAATTTACAGATGCTAGACTAGCGAAGATACATGATCTAACAAGTAACAAACTAATATAGCTAGGAGTAGTTTCTACCAACGGTAGTCAACAAAGCAGCCAAAGCAGCACACCGGGTCTTCTGGACCATTTTCTTATTGGGATTCTTCCTCACTAATCAAGATAGCGAGAAATAGTAGCCCATTGCATGCTTGGGTCGGCCAAAATAGCGCTCAAGGCTGCTGCTTGGCGTTTGGTCGCTAGGTATCTACCAAAGTGGGTTAACAATACATAGGTATAGAGGCTTTTTGGGAAAATCTTGGGCGGGACACGGCCCAGTTCGGCCCCTACATAGCTCCGCCAATGCTGTTAAGCCATTAGTACACCACATAGCAGCTGCTGACTGATATAgtgaaatttgttcaaaacaaTGTTACCAATTAAGTAACTAAACAATTGTCGTTCACATCAAGTATTTTTGGGGGATTCACCCAGCCACAACAACGCAGCAACAGAGTATAATACAAACAGCAACAATGGCCAAGACATGCAGAAGTGCAGCCTGTGTGGTAGCGACCTGTTCTGCAACTCAGACAGCAGCATACCAGAAAGGCATACGGGATAGTCCGTAAGGGAGCTAATGATTATATTTTAGTCGACGTCTTTGTTCAGGACTACAGAAAGGATAGTTGTAAGGGAttaataagtactccctccgttccgatTAAATGGACGCGAGTGAGTGTCGTTTTAGGCTTGCATCTTTCAGAAACACTGTACAGATCACGTGGATTAAAGACATCCAGAGGTAGTATAATTTAATTGGGTTCATTAATCATGGTGAAATATATTGCCCACCCTTCTCCGTCAGTTCGTACTTTAGGGTGAACTGGTTGGTGCATCAATTCAATATAGTATCAGAGCTAACAGGTGTCAAGTTCAAGACCGGCCAATGCAGTATTAAATAAAATAGTTATGGCCTTTCATCGATCCCACGTCTATGGTTTGTCTAGCCTTGACGTGAGGGGTTGTTGAAATATATTGTCCGTCCTTCTCCATCAGTTCAGAATTCTGGGTGAACTTGTTGGTGCATCAATAAATAGATCAGTACTACTGGACTAGTTCACATGATCACATCTAGTATAGGCTTAAAATTTATTAGAATCCAGGCAGGCGGAAATTCTGAGTCAAGCTAGGAGTCTTTCTTGATTCCGTTGCATCCTTACAAAAGGATGGAACATACTTAGTCAAGACTCAAGCAGCAAAGCATTCTCCATCTTGTCTCTCATTCCCAATATATGTCTGCCGCCCCTTTCAATACCTTCAAAACTGAAGTGAACCAATGTCCACTCTATTATGCACCGAAGAGCATATACCTCACTGCTCTTTTAAGTTAGGCTCCGGTGAAACTTGCATGGGAAATAATACATATGGCTAGTAGTGATGAACTATTGACGAGGACGGATATACATATGGCTAGTAATTCGTGTTTGTTAAGATGAGCTAATATAGAAGAGTCTATAACAACATTATCAGATTCAATGAAAACAATAAGGTGATTGAATAGTATTTGTGAATACATGACAAAATATAGGTGGCATTAAGATCACGATGCTAAAACTTTATATCCTCTTTCTGTTTTGGTATTAACCATAAAGTTTAGTATCCACTTGCAATGAATGTCTATAAATTCAATAAGTAGAGGGATTACAACATTTTTGGACAATTTACAATTAGCTAACCAGATGGTGTCAACATTTTCATATAATTTAACGCAAACAAGGATCTAACTAAGCATATCAGGCACCTAACCAATAGACGTTACATAGCAGATACCTTTGCCATCTGAGATCACTAAATACTTTTGACTAATAAATATTTTCACTAATATTGTATGTTTCAGTTTTTTCCTCACAACATGATGAGTGAATTAAATATCAGATGAACGACTTGGTTGTAGCAACAATGTCGATTAAGATAGCAGgtttggaaaaacaatgaactAGTGACCCACCTGGCATGTTTGAAACAAAACCTCCCCTGTTTTCAATAGCGCCCCGCTCGGCATTCGGGTCATGGTCAATTGACATCTGTATGGCCTCACCTCCTTTCAACAGAACCGCTCTAGAGTCCCCGACATTAGCTACCCACAACTTCCTGCCGTTTATAAGGATGGCAGTTACAGCAGTGGAGCCACCTGGCCCCAAATCTGGAGTATGCGACAGGATAGCCTGGTCTGTCTTTTCGTAAGCCTTTGTGAGTGCTCTGTCCGGATGtgcccaaaactcttcctgaaatGACACGTTAAAATAAGATGGCCGCAAATGCTAGTGAATGAGGGATGTTCGTACTGAAACAGCTGTAAGAAAAACTTGCCTCGTTcaaaatatttggaaacaagTTTTTCTGTAGGTACGCAGGAACAGTATCTCCTAAATGGCCGTCATAAATAGCAAAAAGGCCAAGCTCATTTCCTTTCACTTCCGCGAGTTCAGCGACATGAAAATCCTCCATGGGATGATTCGTCTTTCCTCTTGTAAGGCTAAACCCATAGCTAAC includes these proteins:
- the LOC124670145 gene encoding probable protein phosphatase 2C 41, producing MAKFCCFGSGAAGRASASSGKGKGCQGQVKVSYGFSLTRGKTNHPMEDFHVAELAEVKGNELGLFAIYDGHLGDTVPAYLQKNLFPNILNEEEFWAHPDRALTKAYEKTDQAILSHTPDLGPGGSTAVTAILINGRKLWVANVGDSRAVLLKGGEAIQMSIDHDPNAERGAIENRGGFVSNMPGDVPRVCGQLAVSRAFGDRNLKSLLKSEPDVTVEDIDHTAELVVLASDGVWKVMNNREAVDLVKRFKDPQTAAKQLIAEAVKRESKDDISCVVVRFKM